Sequence from the Leptospira montravelensis genome:
CACCTGGGTTAAAGGAGGAAACAACAGATCCAGAAGCAAACGAATATTTGGCGAGGGACAATCGCGGAAGGCCTCCGACAGTAGTAAAGGTGCCGCAGAGGTACATGGCATCCATGTCAGACTCGAGATCAAAGACCACCTCATCCACTTGAAGATTGAATTCTGGTTCGAGTGCTCCCGTATATCGATTGAGTTTGACCAAATACTTGTAATTGGTATTTCCATTCCACTCGGTAAAATAACCACCTACATAGATTGACTCACCTTTGATGAGTATGGCCCTGATTTCTCTGTCATATCCTATAGAAGGGTTAAAGTTCCGATCCAATTGGCAACCTGGTGAAATATGGGTGATGCCCATCCGTGTTTCTCCTTGGACTGAAAAAATACTGCCTCCAATATAAAACCCACCTCTTCCATCGGAGATCGCTGTGTAAGCTGCGCCTTCGATTTTGAGATAAGGACAATACCGATTGGATAGAACTTTCCCATTTGCAGTTTCTAAATAAACGACATTCCCCGTAGAAGGTCCCATTAACTGAAAATTTCCACCAATGATGATTTGGTCATTGTAACTTGCAATTGCGTTCACACTGGAATACCCGGAAGTCCCACGAAAGACTCCCCATAGGTCCTGGAAATCGAAGGATGGATAACAAGAAGGAGAACGATCTTCTGTGACAAAACGAACAAGAGTTCCCAATAAATAATCTTTTGATTTTATATCACATGGGTTTGAGAGTTTTGGTGGTTTACAATCAATCACCAAACCCATAAACATTGAGTAGACGAGAATAATTTTTCGCATACTGACCATAATGCGATATTCTAGTAAAGAAATTAGAATTTGTCTAGCTGTTTGGAATAAATTTCTTTAAATCTGAGATGAGTCTAAAGTAAAATGCTTTGGATTTCCCTAATGTTAGTTGGTATAGGACTTCTTTTGGTTTGGTTTTGGAAAAAAAGTTCAAAAACTATCAACATAGTACCTTTTGTACGAAAAAGTTTCACGCAAGACCTCGAAAAAAATACAACTGTTATGGAATCCTCAAGTTTAGAATTTGCGATTCTATTTGGGGCAGGTACTTCTGAATTGGAAAAACAATCACTGGATCGATTGCGGAAAAATTTGGATCCTTCCCTTTTATCCCAAATAGGATATATTACTTTAATTGGTTCTGCAGACGCAAGCGGCCATCTAACTACCAACCGACGTTTGGTAAAAGAAAGGATCAGCGTTGTCGAAAGATATTTGTTTTTATTAGGAATTCCGAAAGAAAAAATTAGAAAAATTTTTTTAGAGCCCAGTTTTGGTCGAAGTCCTGAAGAGCGAAGGTTACTCCGGTCTGTCCGCATCCAATACAAAATAGAAACATTGAAGTGACATATAAATTCAAATTGATACATTTGATTTATAAACAATGATTCAAACCGATATCCAAATTCGATTTAATGACATGGACCCTATGCGAAGAGTTAATAACTCAAGTTATTCGACTTATCTAGAATTAGCAAGATTAGATTTTTGTAATCGTTATCTTTCGGTTTCAGAACTCGAAGACATTCCTTTTGTTCTGGCACGTTTGGAAATGGATTTAAAAGCCTCGGTGTTACCTGGAGCTTCCATTTTTGTAGAAACTTGGGTTTCTAGCATTGGCACTACCTCTTGGGAATTTTCTTATGAAATAAGAGATAAACTCACAAACAAACTGTATGTGAATGCAAAAACAGTTCAGGTATACTTCGATTATAGAGCGCAAACTAAAAAACCGATTCCTCTGGAATTTCTAAAATCTTTAGAAAAGGAACGATTGTAATTTAGAACAACTCTCTTGAATCAAAATGTTTCCATTCCCAATGATAAGCGGATTTATCTCCAAACTGGATACATTCATCTAACCAATTGGATGTAGTTTCTGGATGCAGAATGGAATACGTTTCAGTAACAGAACGAATGAGCTCCCCATACTCAGGAAGGATTTCGGGAAGGAGTGGGTCTGTATTTCTTTCCAGAAGTCTCACCACAGATTGGAGCAAGGCAAAATAAATTCCCTTTCGCAAAAGTTCAGGAAGTCCCTTAGGAACTGCCACGAGTGCTTCTATTTGTGGTAACAGCGATACTAGTTTTGGAACATGGACATACAAATGGCTTGGCAACCTGCCTTGCATTTCCATAAGATAAACTTCATTCTCTATATCACTCATGACAAATCCAGTTTACCAGATCCGTTCCCAAATTAAAACCATTTGTGAAGCCGAAGGATTTTCTTTGGTAGGGTTTGCCGAGGCCAAAATTCCTGAATCCGATTTGGCAAATTTGGAGAAGTGGATTGAAGAAGGACGATTTGGAACTATGGATTGGTTTGCCAAAGACCATGCTTTAGGAATTCGGAATCGTTTTGAGAATTTGGGCCTTACGCCTCGTTCAGCGATTTGTCTGGGATTTGTTTACCGTTCCAATTCCGGTGAAAAAATTCTTTCTCAAATGGGATCTAAAGTTTCCCGTTATGCGTTAGGTTCTGATTACCATATTCTTCTCAAAGAAAAAGGAAATCGTATATTAAAAACTTTAAGGACAGAGTTCCCAAATTTTAAATTTCGGCAATCTGTGGATAGTTTGCCTGTGGCAGAAAAAATTCTTACGAGAGAATCTGGGATTGCTTGGCAGGGGAAAAATACCAATCTCATCCATCCCAAACTGGGATCTTATTTTTTTCTCTCTACCATTCTCACTGATTTGGAATTAGGCGGCCCAGATCCAGAAGAAATGGTCACAGATCACTGCGGGAGTTGTCGCAAGTGTATCGATATTTGTCCTACAAGAGCCTTGGATGAATATAAAATTGACGCTAAAAAATGTATTTCTTACTTAACCATAGAAGATAGGAAAGAAATCGAAGCGACTGAATCTTTTTTAAAATGGGACAGAAAGGGTTGGGTGTATGGATGTGATCTTTGCCAAGAAGTTTGTCCTTGGAATGCCAATGTCGCCAAACGAAATGATGTGGAAACCACAGAACCTGGATTTTTACCCAGATCCTTTTGGACCGATCCCCAGTTTATAGAAAAAAAAGAGCTCACCAAACAGGAATTTGATGAATATTTTAGAGATTCCCCCATTGAAAGGATTGGTTTCGAAATTTGGAACCGGAATCTAAAACATAAAGAGAAAAAAGAATTAAACTGATACTGATCAATTTTTAAACAACTGAATGGATTTTTTTCGATAAATTCTCTGTTGCCAGTTTCGGATCTTTTGCCGAACAAATCGCACTCACAACAGCAAGGGAATTGGCACCTGCTTGGATCACATCTGCCGCATTCGATTCTTTGATTCCCCCAATGGCAACAATCGGTAGGTTGGTTTGTTTTTTTAACCAGGTAACGCCTGTAAGTCCCCATGCTTCTTTCGTATTTGTTTTCGTATCTGTATCAAATACGGGAGAAACTGCCAAATAATCCAACTCTGGTTTTGGGTGCGTTTGTATAAGAGAAAAATAGTCTTCTTTTGTTTCTAAGGAAAGTCCAATGATCGCTTTTTCTCCCAAAAGTTTACGAGCTTCCCACCAAGGTAAATCGGTTTGTCCTAGATGAACTCCTTCGGCTTCGGCAGCTAAACAGATATCCAATCGATCATTAATGAGAAGGGGAATGGAAAATGGTTTTAGGATTTTTTTTAAATGTTTGGCGAGTTCTAAAAAAGTTCGGCTATCTGTTTCTTTTTCCCTAAGTTGGACAAAAGATACACCACCAAGGGCCGCAAGTCTCACGACTTCTTCTAAACTGTGGTGGATGCATAAGGGTCTATCGGTGACAAGATAAACCCCACGAATTTGTTTTCTATTCACCGTTTAACTTTTGTTTAATGATATCGGCTCCGATTTCATAGAGTGCATCTAAAAATGCAACTTGGAAACTACCAGGTGAACTTGTTTTGGATTTTGCCATTTCCCCAGCAATTCCCATCACTGCCATTGCAGAAGTTGCCGCTCTAAATTGGTTCGGTTGGATGGCGGAAAAAGCACCACAAATGGCTGATGCAGTGCATCCAAGCCCTGTGACCTTTGTCATCAAAACATCTCCGTTACGAACTTGGGCTTTTTCCGTTCCACTTAGAATATAATCAGTAGCTCCTGAGATCACCACAACTCCACCAGTCACTTTTGAGAGAGACTTTCCTGAATCCACTGCTGATTCGGAAGAATCTGTGGAATCTACCCCTTTTGTTTTTCCAGAGGAATTGAGGGTTGATAAAATTTCAGAAGCATTGCCTCGGACAATACTAGGGCTTCCTGCACCTAGGATACGACGAATTGCCATATTACGCAAGTTACTCGCACCAGCTCCTACTGGATCAAGGATTAATGGTTTGCCAAGTGATACCGCTTTTGCCGCAGCCTTTTCCATACTTTGAATCCAAGGTTCAGAAAGTGTTCCTATGTTGATAACCGTTGCCGAACAGATGGTAACCATTTCTTCCACTTCTTCAATGGCATGGGCCATAATGGGAGAAGCACCAATGGCAAGAAGTGCGTTAGCTGTGTTATTCATGACTACATAGTTTGTGATATTATGAACGAGTGGGGACTTAGAACGTAAACTTTCCAAGTCTTCGATTGTGTTTTGTATGATTGATTGAGACATGCGAAGGTATCCTAGGAAAAACTAGGCAATCTTCGTAATGGCGTCTTCCACTTTTTTGATTAAATCCGATTCAGACCAAGGTTTGTTTAAAAAACTATGTAAGTCTACTTCTCCTCTCAATTGGTTGAGTGAGAGTTCATCGATATGACCTGAAATAATTATTTTCTTAATTCCTGGATAAGTTTTGTGGACATCCCTGAGAAACTCATCACCTCTTTGGTTGGGCATAAGCCAATCCGAAATGATGATGAGGATATCGATTCCTTCTTCTGCCAATTCTTCGATGATCGACCACGCCTCTTCTGTATTTTGGGCGGTTTCATAACGATACTCGTTCCCAAAATGTTTTTTGAGCTGAGACTTCAGGCTCATCAGAATGATTTGTTCGTCATCAACGAAGAGAATGGCTTTGTTCATGGAGAATTATTTTCCGTCGTTAGGACACTCAATCAGTTTGTCGTGACCAGGGCAGGAACGTTTTTCTTTTCCTGGGCAAATGGCAAAGGATGCGGAAGTGATGACAAAAAGACTAAATAAAGTGATGGTAGTTTTCATAATGACCCTCTTTTGAAATTAGACGATAAATGGGACGTGAAAGCAAGAACGATTTCTTCAAACTTTTGTTAGAATTTCGTACCCTTTGTCTGTGACAAGAACGGTATGCTCAAATTGGGCGGAGAGTTTTCCATCTCTTGTACGCACGGTCCATTTGTCAGACTTATCGAAATTTACTTCCCAAGTTCCTAAATTGACCATTGGTTCGACCGTAAAGATCATCCCTGCTTCAATTTTTGCTAGTTTTCGGGGAGACCGGAAATGGGGAACTTGTGGTTCTTCGTGGAAATTCCTTCCCACACCATGACCCATTAGATCCCTAACAATTCCATACCCGAGTGGGGTAAGAAAATCATCGATGGCATTTCCAATATCATCAATTCGGTTTCCTGGTTTCACTTGTTCGATTCCGATCCACATGGCTTTTTCCGTATCGGCCACGAGTTTTTCTGCCTCAGGAGTGGATTTTCCACCCACGATAAAAGTTTTGGAAGTATCTCCAATGTATCCGTCGACAATCGGTGATACGTCTAGATTGACGATGTCCCCATCGGCGAGAACATCCTCTTTTTTCGGAATTCCGTGGCAAACCACGTGATTGATGGAGGAACAGATGGATTTCGGAAAACCTTTGTATCCAAGGGGAGCAGACCTGTGGCCATTTTTTTTGGTATAGGTCTCCGCCAGATCGTTCAGTTCCAGGGTTGTGACCCCCGATTTTACGAAAGGTTCTAGATACACGAGGAGTTCGGCGGCAAATTTTCCCGCCTTCCTCATCTTTTCAATTTCTGATTTGTTTTTAATGTAAATCACGGATTAGAAATCTGTGGACCGAACCGTTGTTCTTTTGTTGGCAGAGGTTCTTTCCAAAGCTTTGTCGATCAATCGGTAGATTTCTTCATTGATTCCTTCAATCGCATCGCCAGAAGTCATAAATCCCTTACTTTTGATGTATGCTTTCACTTTAGAAGTGACAATTAGGGATTCTTTCGACGTTGATTCTGTTTGTTCTTCGGACATGGATACCTCGGTTATTTCTTTCTAACTCCGAGGATGCTATCTACGAGGGATTTTTCAATATTTAATTTTTCGCTAATTGCCTCAGAAGACCATTGGTAATTGTCGTGGAGGCTCTGGATGGTGGCTCTTTTCCTCTCAACAAGGGGATTTCCCGAAACTTTTCGGTCTGATTTCCCCGTTGGGACCGGATTTTGCATGGCCCCTTGGACAATGTCCAGGAATTCGGAGAGTTTTTCGAAGGTTTCGTCTGCCTCGCCGAGGAGAGATTCCAAATCATCCTTGGTTTCGCGTGACGATTCTTTTAGGTCTTCCAATCTTT
This genomic interval carries:
- a CDS encoding response regulator; this translates as MNKAILFVDDEQIILMSLKSQLKKHFGNEYRYETAQNTEEAWSIIEELAEEGIDILIIISDWLMPNQRGDEFLRDVHKTYPGIKKIIISGHIDELSLNQLRGEVDLHSFLNKPWSESDLIKKVEDAITKIA
- a CDS encoding LIC_11502 family protein, which codes for MSDIENEVYLMEMQGRLPSHLYVHVPKLVSLLPQIEALVAVPKGLPELLRKGIYFALLQSVVRLLERNTDPLLPEILPEYGELIRSVTETYSILHPETTSNWLDECIQFGDKSAYHWEWKHFDSRELF
- the thiM gene encoding hydroxyethylthiazole kinase: MSQSIIQNTIEDLESLRSKSPLVHNITNYVVMNNTANALLAIGASPIMAHAIEEVEEMVTICSATVINIGTLSEPWIQSMEKAAAKAVSLGKPLILDPVGAGASNLRNMAIRRILGAGSPSIVRGNASEILSTLNSSGKTKGVDSTDSSESAVDSGKSLSKVTGGVVVISGATDYILSGTEKAQVRNGDVLMTKVTGLGCTASAICGAFSAIQPNQFRAATSAMAVMGIAGEMAKSKTSSPGSFQVAFLDALYEIGADIIKQKLNGE
- the thiE gene encoding thiamine phosphate synthase, coding for MNRKQIRGVYLVTDRPLCIHHSLEEVVRLAALGGVSFVQLREKETDSRTFLELAKHLKKILKPFSIPLLINDRLDICLAAEAEGVHLGQTDLPWWEARKLLGEKAIIGLSLETKEDYFSLIQTHPKPELDYLAVSPVFDTDTKTNTKEAWGLTGVTWLKKQTNLPIVAIGGIKESNAADVIQAGANSLAVVSAICSAKDPKLATENLSKKIHSVV
- the map gene encoding type I methionyl aminopeptidase — its product is MIYIKNKSEIEKMRKAGKFAAELLVYLEPFVKSGVTTLELNDLAETYTKKNGHRSAPLGYKGFPKSICSSINHVVCHGIPKKEDVLADGDIVNLDVSPIVDGYIGDTSKTFIVGGKSTPEAEKLVADTEKAMWIGIEQVKPGNRIDDIGNAIDDFLTPLGYGIVRDLMGHGVGRNFHEEPQVPHFRSPRKLAKIEAGMIFTVEPMVNLGTWEVNFDKSDKWTVRTRDGKLSAQFEHTVLVTDKGYEILTKV
- a CDS encoding cell envelope biogenesis protein OmpA, with amino-acid sequence MLWISLMLVGIGLLLVWFWKKSSKTINIVPFVRKSFTQDLEKNTTVMESSSLEFAILFGAGTSELEKQSLDRLRKNLDPSLLSQIGYITLIGSADASGHLTTNRRLVKERISVVERYLFLLGIPKEKIRKIFLEPSFGRSPEERRLLRSVRIQYKIETLK
- the queG gene encoding tRNA epoxyqueuosine(34) reductase QueG; translation: MTNPVYQIRSQIKTICEAEGFSLVGFAEAKIPESDLANLEKWIEEGRFGTMDWFAKDHALGIRNRFENLGLTPRSAICLGFVYRSNSGEKILSQMGSKVSRYALGSDYHILLKEKGNRILKTLRTEFPNFKFRQSVDSLPVAEKILTRESGIAWQGKNTNLIHPKLGSYFFLSTILTDLELGGPDPEEMVTDHCGSCRKCIDICPTRALDEYKIDAKKCISYLTIEDRKEIEATESFLKWDRKGWVYGCDLCQEVCPWNANVAKRNDVETTEPGFLPRSFWTDPQFIEKKELTKQEFDEYFRDSPIERIGFEIWNRNLKHKEKKELN
- a CDS encoding acyl-CoA thioesterase, translated to MIQTDIQIRFNDMDPMRRVNNSSYSTYLELARLDFCNRYLSVSELEDIPFVLARLEMDLKASVLPGASIFVETWVSSIGTTSWEFSYEIRDKLTNKLYVNAKTVQVYFDYRAQTKKPIPLEFLKSLEKERL